In a single window of the Drosophila subpulchrella strain 33 F10 #4 breed RU33 chromosome X, RU_Dsub_v1.1 Primary Assembly, whole genome shotgun sequence genome:
- the LOC119558211 gene encoding tyrosine-protein phosphatase 10D isoform X3, whose amino-acid sequence MLYQLSKATTRIRLKRQKAVPQHCWLWSLAFLAAFTLKDVRCADLAISIPNNPGLDDGASYRLDYSPPFGYPEPNTTIASREIGDEIQFSRALPGTKYNFWLYYTNFTHHDWLTWTVTITTAPDPPSNLSVQVRSGKNAIILWSPPTQGSYTAFKIKVLGLSEASSSYNRTFQVNDNTFQHSVKELTPGATYQVQAYTIYDGKESVAYTSRNFTTSRRTRHKELLDIKILREPNTPGKFIVWFRNETTLLVLWQPPYPAGIYTHYKVSIEPPDANDSVLYVEKEGEPPGPAQAAFKGLVPGRAYNISVQTMSEDEISLPTTAQYRTVPLRPLNVTFDRDYITSNSFRVLWEAPKGVSEFDKYQVSVATTRRQSTVPRSNEPVAFFDFRDIAEPGKTFNVIVKTVSGKVTSWPATGDVTLRPLPVRNLRSINDDKTNTMVITWEADPASTQDEYRIVYHELETFNGDTSTLTTDRTRFTLESLLPGRNYSLSVQAVSQKMESNETSIFVVTRPSSPIIEDLKSIRMGLNISWKSDVNSKQEQYEVLYSRNGTSDLRTQKTKESRLVIKNLQPGAGYELKVFAVSHDLRSEPHAYFQAVYPNPPRNMTIETVRSNSVLVHWSPPESGEFTEYSIRYRTDSEQQWVRLPSVRSTEADITDMTKGEKYTIQVNTVSFGVESPVPQEVNTTVPPNPVSNIIQLVDSRNITLEWPKPEGRVESYILKWWPSDNPGRAQTKNVSENKSADDLSTVRVLIGELMPGVQYKFDIQTTSYGILSGITSLYPRTMPLIQSDVVVANGEKEDERDTITLSYTPTPQSSSKFDIYRFSLGDAEIRDKEKLANDTDRKVTFTGLVPGRLYNITVWTVSGGVASLPIQRQDRLYPEPITQLHATNITDTEISLRWDLPKGEYNDFDIAYLTADNLLAQNMTTRNEITISDLRPHRNYTFTVVVRSGTESSVLRSSSPLSASFTTNEAVPGRVERFHPTDVQPSEINFEWSLPSSEANGVIRQFSIAYTNINNLTDAGMQDFESEEAFGIIKNLKPGETYVFKIQAKTAIGFGPEREYRQTMPILAPPRPATQVVPTEVYRSSSTIQIRFRKNYFSDQNGQVRMYTIIVAEDDAKNASGLEMPSWLDVQSYSVWLPYQAIDPYYPFENQSVEDFTIGTENCDNHKIGYCNGPLKSGTTYRVKVRAFTGTDKFTDTAYSFPIQTEMLSSPDQDNTSLIVAITVPLTIILVLLVTLLFYKRRRNNCRKTTKDSRANDNMSLPDSVIEQNRPILIKNFAEHYRLMSADSDFRFSEEFEELKHVGRDQPCTFADLPCNRPKNRFTNILPYDHSRFKLQPVDDDEGSDYINANYVPGHNSPREFIVTQGPLHSTRDDFWRMCWESNSRAIVMLTRCFEKGREKCDQYWPNDTVPVFYGDIKVQILNDSHYADWVMTEFMLCRGSEQRILRHFHFTTWPDFGVPNPPQTLVRFVRAFRDRIGAEQRPIVVHCSAGVGRSGTFITLDRILQQINTSDYVDIFGIVYAMRKERVWMVQTEQQYICIHQCLLAVLEGKENIVGPAREMHDNEGYEDDEGIAESGM is encoded by the exons GACGTTCGATGTGCAGATCTAGCCATAAGCATACCCAACAATCCCGGCCTAGACGATGGGGCCTCATATCGCTTGGACTACAGTCCGCCCTTTGGCTATCCGGAGCCCAACACAACGATTGCCTCCCGGGAAATCGGCGATGAGATCCAATTCTCACGCGCCCTGCCCGGAACCAAGTACAACTTCTGGCTGTACTACACGAACTTTACGCACCACGATTGGCTCACCTGGACGGTGACGATAACAACAG CTCCCGATCCGCCGTCGAATCTCTCTGTCCAGGTGCGCAGCGGCAAGAACGCCATCATCCTGTGGTCACCGCCCACCCAGGGCAGCTATACGGCCTTCAAGATCAAGGTGCTTGGCCTGTCGGAGGCCTCGAGCAGCTACAACCGCACCTTCCAGGTGAACGACAACACATTCCAGCACAGCGTCAAGGAGCTGACCCCGGGAGCCACCTACCAGGTGCAGGCCTACACCATCTACGATGGCAAGGAGTCGGTGGCCTACACCAGTCGCAATTTCACCACAA GTCGAAGGACGCGGCATAAAGAATTGCTGGACATTAAGATCCTAAGAG AGCCCAACACTCCGGGGAAATTCATCGTCTGGTTCCGTAATGAGACGACACTGCTGGTCCTGTGGCAGCCGCCATATCCGGCGGGCATTTACACGCACTACAAGGTATCCATCGAGCCGCCGGATGCCAACGATAGTGTGCTCTATGTGGAGAAGGAGGGCGAGCCACCGGGTCCGGCGCAGGCAGCCTTCAAGGGTCTGGTGCCCGGCAGGGCGTACAACATTTCGGTGCAGACAATGTCCGAGGACGAGATCTCACTGCCGACGACGGCCCAGTATCGTACGGTGCCGTTGCGGCCACTGAACGTGACCTTTGACCGGGACTACATTACCTCCAATTCGTTCCGGGTGCTTTGGGAGGCGCCCAAGGGCGTCTCCGAGTTCGATAAGTACCAGGTCTCGGTGGCCACCACCCGACGCCAGTCCACTGTGCCACGTAGCAACGAACCGGTGGCCTTCTTTGACTTTCGCGACATCGCCGAACCGGGCAAGACATTCAATGTGATCGTGAAGACGGTGTCCGGCAAGGTCACCTCGTGGCCAGCCACCGGGGACGTCACCCTGCGACCCCTGCCCGTTCGCAATCTGAGGAGCATCAACGATGACAAGACCAACACCATGGTCATCACCTGGGAGGCGGATCCGGCCAGCACGCAGGATGAGTACCGCATTGT ATACCATGAATTGGAAACATTTAACGGAGACACCAGCACCCTGACCACAGATCGAACTCGATTCACACTGGAGAGCCTCCTACCCGGTCGTAATTACTCACTATCCGTGCAGGCCGTCTCTCAGAAAATGGAATCGAACGAAACCAGCATCTTCGTGGTCACCCGACCCTCGTCGCCCATTATCGAGGACCTGAAGAGCATACGGATGGGCCTGAATATCAGTTGGAAGAGCGACGTCAACTCCAAGCAGGAACAATATGAGGTCTTGTATTCACGAAACGGAACTAGCGATTTGCGTACCCAAAAGACCAAGGAGTCGCGTCTGGTGATCAAGAACCTTCAGCCAGGAGCTGGATATGAACTCAAGGTCTTTGCGGTTAGTCACGATTTGAGAAGTGAACCGCATGCCTATTTCCAGGCAGTTT ATCCCAATCCACCGCGCAACATGACCATCGAGACGGTGCGCAGCAACTCTGTTCTGGTCCACTGGTCTCCGCCGGAGAGCGGTGAGTTTACGGAGTACTCGATTCGATATAGGACGGACAGTGAACAGCAGTGGGTGCGTCTGCCCAGCGTTCGATCTACGGAGGCTGATATCACCGACATGACCAAGGGCGAGAAGTACACCATACAGGTGAACACGGTCAGTTTTGGCGTGGAGAGTCCCGTGCCCCAGGAGGTGAACACAACGGTGCCCCCGAATCCGGTGTCAAACATTATCCAGCTGGTGGACTCACGGAACATCACTCTGGAGTGGCCCAAGCCGGAGGGAAGGGTGGAGTCGTACATCCTTAAATGGTGGCCCAGCGATAATCCCGGACGTGCCCAGACGAAGAACGTTTCCGAGAACAAGTCGG CCGACGATTTGTCGACAGTGCGAGTCCTGATTGGCGAACTGATGCCCGGTGTGCAGTACAAGTTTGACATCCAGACGACATCGTATGGCATTCTGTCCGGTATCACCAGTCTGTATCCGCGCACCATGCCGCTCATCCAGTCGGATGTGGTGGTGGCCAATGGCGAGAAGGAGGACGAGCGGGACACGATCACCCTGAGCTATACACCCACGCCGCAGTCCTCGTCCAAGTTCGATATCTATCGATTCTCCCTGGGAGATGCGGAGATCCGGGACAAGGAGAAGCTGGCCAACGATACGGATCGCAAGGTGACGTTCACGGGTCTGGTGCCGGGACGGCTGTACAACATCACCGTGTGGACGGTGAGCGGTGGAGTGGCCAGTCTGCCCATTCAGCGACAGGATCGCCTGTATCCGGAACCCATTACCCAGCTGCATGCCACCAATATCACGGACACGGAGATCTCGTTGCGCTGGGATCTGCCAAAGGGCGAGTACAATGACTTCGATATAGCCTACCTAACGGCGGACAATCTGTTGGCCCAGAACATGACCACCAGGAATGAGATAACCATAAGTGACCTGCGACCCCATAGGAACTACACATTCACCGTGGTGGTTCGTTCGGGCACTGAATCTTCAGTTCTACGAAGCAGTTCACCTCTCTCGGCTAGTTTTACGACCAATGAAGCGGTACCAGGTCGCGTAGAGCGATTCCATCCCACCGATGTGCAGCCCAGCGAGATCAATTTCGAGTGGTCACTGCCCTCCAGTGAGGCAAACGGTGTGATCCGTCAATTCTCGATAGCCTATACGAATATCAACAATCTTACGGATGCCGGCATGCAGGACTTTGAATCGGAGGAGGCATTTGGTATAATCAAGAATCTCAAACCGGGCGAGACATATGTGTTCAAGATCCAGGCCAAGACGGCCATTGGCTTTGGACCGGAGCGGGAGTACAGGCAAACGATGCCCATACTGGCGCCACCACGTCCAGCCACCCAAGTGGTGCCCACCGAGGTATATCGCAGTTCGTCGACCATCCAGATTCGTTTTAGGAAGAACTATTTCTCGGATCAGAACGGTCAGGTGCGCATGTACACGATCATTGTGGCCGAGGATGATGCGAAGAATGCATCCGGCCTGGAAATGCCCAGTTGGCTAGATGTGCAGTCGTATAGCGTTTGGCTGCCCTACCAGGCCATAGATCCGTACTATCCCTTCGAGAACCAATCCGTGGAGGACTTTACAATTGGCACGGAGAACTGCGACAACCACAAGATCGGCTACTGCAATGGGCCACTGAAGTCGGGGACCACTTACCGGGTGAAGGTGCGAGCGTTCACCGGAACGGATAAGTTCACGGATACCGCCTACAGTTTTCCAATTCAAACAG AAATGCTAAGCTCACCGG ATCAAGACAACACCTCGCTGATCGTGGCCATTACAGTGCCACTGACAATCATCCTGGTGCTGCTGGTAACCCTTTTGTTCTACAAACGGCGACGCAACAATTGCCGAAAGACGACGAAGGATTCGCGTGCCAATGACAATATGTCCCTGCCGGATAGTGTTATCGAGCAGAATCGTccgattctgatcaagaactTTGCGGAGCACTATCGCCTGATGTCCGCCGATTCGGACTTCCGGTTCAGCGAGGAGTTCGAGGAACTGAAGCATGTGGGCAGGGATCAGCCATGCACCTTTGCCGACTTGCCCTGCAATCGACCCAAGAATCGGTTCACCAACATCCTGCCCTACGATCACTCACGTTTCAAGCTCCAGCCCGTGGACGATGATGAGGGCAGCGATTATATCAATGCCAACTATGTGCCGGGACACAATTCGCCGCGGGAATTCATCGTGACCCAGGGACCGTTGCACTCGACGCGCGACGACTTCTGGCGGATGTGCTGGGAGAGCAACTCGCGGGCCATTGTCATGCTGACCCGGTGCTTTGAGAAGGGACGTGAGAAGTGCGACCAGTACTGGCCGAATGACACGGTGCCCGTCTTCTATGGGGACATTAAGGTGCAGATTCTCAACGACAGCCACTATGCCGACTGGGTGATGACCGAGTTCATGCTGTGCAGG GGCAGCGAACAGCGCATCCTGCGGCACTTCCACTTCACCACCTGGCCGGACTTTGGTGTGCCTAATCCTCCCCAGACACTGGTGCGCTTTGTGCGCGCCTTCCGCGATCGCATCGGGGCGGAGCAGCGACCCATTGTGGTGCACTGCAGCGCCGGAGTGGGAAGGTCGGGCACCTTCATCACCCTGGATCGCATCCTGCAGCAGATCAACACGTCGGACTACGTGGACATTTTCGGCATAGTGTATGCCATGCGCAAGG AGCGCGTTTGGATGGTGCAGACGGAGCAGCAGTACATCTGCATCCACCAGTGCCTGCTGGCGGTGCTCGAGGGCAAGGAGAACATCGTGGGTCCCGCCCGCGAGATGCACGACAACGAGGGCTATGAAG
- the LOC119558211 gene encoding tyrosine-protein phosphatase 10D isoform X1, with product MLYQLSKATTRIRLKRQKAVPQHCWLWSLAFLAAFTLKDVRCADLAISIPNNPGLDDGASYRLDYSPPFGYPEPNTTIASREIGDEIQFSRALPGTKYNFWLYYTNFTHHDWLTWTVTITTAPDPPSNLSVQVRSGKNAIILWSPPTQGSYTAFKIKVLGLSEASSSYNRTFQVNDNTFQHSVKELTPGATYQVQAYTIYDGKESVAYTSRNFTTSRRTRHKELLDIKILREPNTPGKFIVWFRNETTLLVLWQPPYPAGIYTHYKVSIEPPDANDSVLYVEKEGEPPGPAQAAFKGLVPGRAYNISVQTMSEDEISLPTTAQYRTVPLRPLNVTFDRDYITSNSFRVLWEAPKGVSEFDKYQVSVATTRRQSTVPRSNEPVAFFDFRDIAEPGKTFNVIVKTVSGKVTSWPATGDVTLRPLPVRNLRSINDDKTNTMVITWEADPASTQDEYRIVYHELETFNGDTSTLTTDRTRFTLESLLPGRNYSLSVQAVSQKMESNETSIFVVTRPSSPIIEDLKSIRMGLNISWKSDVNSKQEQYEVLYSRNGTSDLRTQKTKESRLVIKNLQPGAGYELKVFAVSHDLRSEPHAYFQAVYPNPPRNMTIETVRSNSVLVHWSPPESGEFTEYSIRYRTDSEQQWVRLPSVRSTEADITDMTKGEKYTIQVNTVSFGVESPVPQEVNTTVPPNPVSNIIQLVDSRNITLEWPKPEGRVESYILKWWPSDNPGRAQTKNVSENKSADDLSTVRVLIGELMPGVQYKFDIQTTSYGILSGITSLYPRTMPLIQSDVVVANGEKEDERDTITLSYTPTPQSSSKFDIYRFSLGDAEIRDKEKLANDTDRKVTFTGLVPGRLYNITVWTVSGGVASLPIQRQDRLYPEPITQLHATNITDTEISLRWDLPKGEYNDFDIAYLTADNLLAQNMTTRNEITISDLRPHRNYTFTVVVRSGTESSVLRSSSPLSASFTTNEAVPGRVERFHPTDVQPSEINFEWSLPSSEANGVIRQFSIAYTNINNLTDAGMQDFESEEAFGIIKNLKPGETYVFKIQAKTAIGFGPEREYRQTMPILAPPRPATQVVPTEVYRSSSTIQIRFRKNYFSDQNGQVRMYTIIVAEDDAKNASGLEMPSWLDVQSYSVWLPYQAIDPYYPFENQSVEDFTIGTENCDNHKIGYCNGPLKSGTTYRVKVRAFTGTDKFTDTAYSFPIQTEMLSSPDQDNTSLIVAITVPLTIILVLLVTLLFYKRRRNNCRKTTKDSRANDNMSLPDSVIEQNRPILIKNFAEHYRLMSADSDFRFSEEFEELKHVGRDQPCTFADLPCNRPKNRFTNILPYDHSRFKLQPVDDDEGSDYINANYVPGHNSPREFIVTQGPLHSTRDDFWRMCWESNSRAIVMLTRCFEKGREKCDQYWPNDTVPVFYGDIKVQILNDSHYADWVMTEFMLCRGSEQRILRHFHFTTWPDFGVPNPPQTLVRFVRAFRDRIGAEQRPIVVHCSAGVGRSGTFITLDRILQQINTSDYVDIFGIVYAMRKERVWMVQTEQQYICIHQCLLAVLEGKENIVGPAREMHDNEGYEGQQVQLDENGDVVATIEGHLSHHDLQQAEAEAIDDENAAILHDDQQPLTSSFTGHHNHMPPTTSMSSFGGGGGGGGGGGGGTNNVDAPDR from the exons GACGTTCGATGTGCAGATCTAGCCATAAGCATACCCAACAATCCCGGCCTAGACGATGGGGCCTCATATCGCTTGGACTACAGTCCGCCCTTTGGCTATCCGGAGCCCAACACAACGATTGCCTCCCGGGAAATCGGCGATGAGATCCAATTCTCACGCGCCCTGCCCGGAACCAAGTACAACTTCTGGCTGTACTACACGAACTTTACGCACCACGATTGGCTCACCTGGACGGTGACGATAACAACAG CTCCCGATCCGCCGTCGAATCTCTCTGTCCAGGTGCGCAGCGGCAAGAACGCCATCATCCTGTGGTCACCGCCCACCCAGGGCAGCTATACGGCCTTCAAGATCAAGGTGCTTGGCCTGTCGGAGGCCTCGAGCAGCTACAACCGCACCTTCCAGGTGAACGACAACACATTCCAGCACAGCGTCAAGGAGCTGACCCCGGGAGCCACCTACCAGGTGCAGGCCTACACCATCTACGATGGCAAGGAGTCGGTGGCCTACACCAGTCGCAATTTCACCACAA GTCGAAGGACGCGGCATAAAGAATTGCTGGACATTAAGATCCTAAGAG AGCCCAACACTCCGGGGAAATTCATCGTCTGGTTCCGTAATGAGACGACACTGCTGGTCCTGTGGCAGCCGCCATATCCGGCGGGCATTTACACGCACTACAAGGTATCCATCGAGCCGCCGGATGCCAACGATAGTGTGCTCTATGTGGAGAAGGAGGGCGAGCCACCGGGTCCGGCGCAGGCAGCCTTCAAGGGTCTGGTGCCCGGCAGGGCGTACAACATTTCGGTGCAGACAATGTCCGAGGACGAGATCTCACTGCCGACGACGGCCCAGTATCGTACGGTGCCGTTGCGGCCACTGAACGTGACCTTTGACCGGGACTACATTACCTCCAATTCGTTCCGGGTGCTTTGGGAGGCGCCCAAGGGCGTCTCCGAGTTCGATAAGTACCAGGTCTCGGTGGCCACCACCCGACGCCAGTCCACTGTGCCACGTAGCAACGAACCGGTGGCCTTCTTTGACTTTCGCGACATCGCCGAACCGGGCAAGACATTCAATGTGATCGTGAAGACGGTGTCCGGCAAGGTCACCTCGTGGCCAGCCACCGGGGACGTCACCCTGCGACCCCTGCCCGTTCGCAATCTGAGGAGCATCAACGATGACAAGACCAACACCATGGTCATCACCTGGGAGGCGGATCCGGCCAGCACGCAGGATGAGTACCGCATTGT ATACCATGAATTGGAAACATTTAACGGAGACACCAGCACCCTGACCACAGATCGAACTCGATTCACACTGGAGAGCCTCCTACCCGGTCGTAATTACTCACTATCCGTGCAGGCCGTCTCTCAGAAAATGGAATCGAACGAAACCAGCATCTTCGTGGTCACCCGACCCTCGTCGCCCATTATCGAGGACCTGAAGAGCATACGGATGGGCCTGAATATCAGTTGGAAGAGCGACGTCAACTCCAAGCAGGAACAATATGAGGTCTTGTATTCACGAAACGGAACTAGCGATTTGCGTACCCAAAAGACCAAGGAGTCGCGTCTGGTGATCAAGAACCTTCAGCCAGGAGCTGGATATGAACTCAAGGTCTTTGCGGTTAGTCACGATTTGAGAAGTGAACCGCATGCCTATTTCCAGGCAGTTT ATCCCAATCCACCGCGCAACATGACCATCGAGACGGTGCGCAGCAACTCTGTTCTGGTCCACTGGTCTCCGCCGGAGAGCGGTGAGTTTACGGAGTACTCGATTCGATATAGGACGGACAGTGAACAGCAGTGGGTGCGTCTGCCCAGCGTTCGATCTACGGAGGCTGATATCACCGACATGACCAAGGGCGAGAAGTACACCATACAGGTGAACACGGTCAGTTTTGGCGTGGAGAGTCCCGTGCCCCAGGAGGTGAACACAACGGTGCCCCCGAATCCGGTGTCAAACATTATCCAGCTGGTGGACTCACGGAACATCACTCTGGAGTGGCCCAAGCCGGAGGGAAGGGTGGAGTCGTACATCCTTAAATGGTGGCCCAGCGATAATCCCGGACGTGCCCAGACGAAGAACGTTTCCGAGAACAAGTCGG CCGACGATTTGTCGACAGTGCGAGTCCTGATTGGCGAACTGATGCCCGGTGTGCAGTACAAGTTTGACATCCAGACGACATCGTATGGCATTCTGTCCGGTATCACCAGTCTGTATCCGCGCACCATGCCGCTCATCCAGTCGGATGTGGTGGTGGCCAATGGCGAGAAGGAGGACGAGCGGGACACGATCACCCTGAGCTATACACCCACGCCGCAGTCCTCGTCCAAGTTCGATATCTATCGATTCTCCCTGGGAGATGCGGAGATCCGGGACAAGGAGAAGCTGGCCAACGATACGGATCGCAAGGTGACGTTCACGGGTCTGGTGCCGGGACGGCTGTACAACATCACCGTGTGGACGGTGAGCGGTGGAGTGGCCAGTCTGCCCATTCAGCGACAGGATCGCCTGTATCCGGAACCCATTACCCAGCTGCATGCCACCAATATCACGGACACGGAGATCTCGTTGCGCTGGGATCTGCCAAAGGGCGAGTACAATGACTTCGATATAGCCTACCTAACGGCGGACAATCTGTTGGCCCAGAACATGACCACCAGGAATGAGATAACCATAAGTGACCTGCGACCCCATAGGAACTACACATTCACCGTGGTGGTTCGTTCGGGCACTGAATCTTCAGTTCTACGAAGCAGTTCACCTCTCTCGGCTAGTTTTACGACCAATGAAGCGGTACCAGGTCGCGTAGAGCGATTCCATCCCACCGATGTGCAGCCCAGCGAGATCAATTTCGAGTGGTCACTGCCCTCCAGTGAGGCAAACGGTGTGATCCGTCAATTCTCGATAGCCTATACGAATATCAACAATCTTACGGATGCCGGCATGCAGGACTTTGAATCGGAGGAGGCATTTGGTATAATCAAGAATCTCAAACCGGGCGAGACATATGTGTTCAAGATCCAGGCCAAGACGGCCATTGGCTTTGGACCGGAGCGGGAGTACAGGCAAACGATGCCCATACTGGCGCCACCACGTCCAGCCACCCAAGTGGTGCCCACCGAGGTATATCGCAGTTCGTCGACCATCCAGATTCGTTTTAGGAAGAACTATTTCTCGGATCAGAACGGTCAGGTGCGCATGTACACGATCATTGTGGCCGAGGATGATGCGAAGAATGCATCCGGCCTGGAAATGCCCAGTTGGCTAGATGTGCAGTCGTATAGCGTTTGGCTGCCCTACCAGGCCATAGATCCGTACTATCCCTTCGAGAACCAATCCGTGGAGGACTTTACAATTGGCACGGAGAACTGCGACAACCACAAGATCGGCTACTGCAATGGGCCACTGAAGTCGGGGACCACTTACCGGGTGAAGGTGCGAGCGTTCACCGGAACGGATAAGTTCACGGATACCGCCTACAGTTTTCCAATTCAAACAG AAATGCTAAGCTCACCGG ATCAAGACAACACCTCGCTGATCGTGGCCATTACAGTGCCACTGACAATCATCCTGGTGCTGCTGGTAACCCTTTTGTTCTACAAACGGCGACGCAACAATTGCCGAAAGACGACGAAGGATTCGCGTGCCAATGACAATATGTCCCTGCCGGATAGTGTTATCGAGCAGAATCGTccgattctgatcaagaactTTGCGGAGCACTATCGCCTGATGTCCGCCGATTCGGACTTCCGGTTCAGCGAGGAGTTCGAGGAACTGAAGCATGTGGGCAGGGATCAGCCATGCACCTTTGCCGACTTGCCCTGCAATCGACCCAAGAATCGGTTCACCAACATCCTGCCCTACGATCACTCACGTTTCAAGCTCCAGCCCGTGGACGATGATGAGGGCAGCGATTATATCAATGCCAACTATGTGCCGGGACACAATTCGCCGCGGGAATTCATCGTGACCCAGGGACCGTTGCACTCGACGCGCGACGACTTCTGGCGGATGTGCTGGGAGAGCAACTCGCGGGCCATTGTCATGCTGACCCGGTGCTTTGAGAAGGGACGTGAGAAGTGCGACCAGTACTGGCCGAATGACACGGTGCCCGTCTTCTATGGGGACATTAAGGTGCAGATTCTCAACGACAGCCACTATGCCGACTGGGTGATGACCGAGTTCATGCTGTGCAGG GGCAGCGAACAGCGCATCCTGCGGCACTTCCACTTCACCACCTGGCCGGACTTTGGTGTGCCTAATCCTCCCCAGACACTGGTGCGCTTTGTGCGCGCCTTCCGCGATCGCATCGGGGCGGAGCAGCGACCCATTGTGGTGCACTGCAGCGCCGGAGTGGGAAGGTCGGGCACCTTCATCACCCTGGATCGCATCCTGCAGCAGATCAACACGTCGGACTACGTGGACATTTTCGGCATAGTGTATGCCATGCGCAAGG AGCGCGTTTGGATGGTGCAGACGGAGCAGCAGTACATCTGCATCCACCAGTGCCTGCTGGCGGTGCTCGAGGGCAAGGAGAACATCGTGGGTCCCGCCCGCGAGATGCACGACAACGAGGGCTATGAAG GCCAACAAGTGCAGCTGGACGAGAATGGTGATGTGGTGGCCACCATCGAGGGTCATCTATCGCATCATGACCTCCAGCAGGCCGAGGCGGAGGCCATTGACGATGAGAATGCGGCGATACTCCATGACGATCAGCAGCCGCTGACCAGTAGCTTCACTGGCCACCACAATCACATGCCGCCCACCACATCGATGAGCTCCtttggcggcggcggcggcggaggaggaggcggtggTGGAGGCACCAACAATGTGGATGCCCCGGACAGATGA